The following proteins come from a genomic window of Musa acuminata AAA Group cultivar baxijiao chromosome BXJ1-7, Cavendish_Baxijiao_AAA, whole genome shotgun sequence:
- the LOC135679334 gene encoding probable methylenetetrahydrofolate reductase (NADH): MKVIDKIRAATEGDGRTVFSFEFFPPKTEEGVENLFERMDRMVAHNPTFCDITWGAGGSTADLTLDIANRMQNMICVETMMHLTCTNMPVEKIDHALDTIKANGIQNVLALRGDPPHGQDKFVQVAGGFACALDLVQHIRAKYGEYFGITVAGYPEAHPDMIQGDGGATLEAYNSDLAYLKRKVDAGADLIITQLFYDTDNFLKFVNDCRQIGINCPIVPGIMPINNYKGFLRMTGFCKTKIPSEITAALEPIKDNEEAVRAYGIHLGTEMCRKILAHGIKTLHLYTLNMEKSALAILMNLGLIEESKVSRSLPWRRPANIFRVKEDVRPIFWANRPKSYISRTVGWDQYPHGRWGDSNNPSYGALTDYQFMRPRSRDKKFQEEWATPLKSAADINERFMKFCLGKLRSSPWSELDGLQPETKIIDEQLSQVNLKGFLTINSQPAVNGEKSDSSAVGWGGPGGYVYQKAYLEFFCSKDKLNLIIEKCKTLPSLTYIAVNKEGDSVSNVAPNAVNAVTWGIFPGKEIIQPTVVDPASFMIWKDEAFEIWSRGWARLFPEGDPSRELLEQAQRSYYLVSLVDNDYIHGDIFAAFKDI, translated from the exons ATGAAGGTGATCGACAAGATCCGGGCGGCGACCGAGGGCGATGGGAGGACGGTGTTCTCCTTCGAGTTTTTCCCTCCCAAGACGGAGGAGGGCGTGGAGAACCTCTTCGAACGCATGGACCGCATGGTCGCCCACAACCCAACCTTCTGCGACATCACCTGGGGCGCCGGCGGATCCACCGCCGACCTCACCCTTGACATCGCCAATCGGATGCAGAACATG ATCTGTGTAGAAACTATGATGCATTTGACTTGCACAAATATGCCGGTAGAGAAGATTGACCATGCTCTGGATACCATCAAGGCCAATGGGATTCAAAATGTTCTGGCACTCAGGGGAGATCCTCCTCATGGTCAGGATAAGTTTGTTCAAGTGGCTGGTGGATTTGCATGCGCCCTCGATCTG GTGCAGCACATTCGGGCTAAATATGGAGAATACTTTGGTATCACGGTTGCCGGCTATCCAG AGGCACATCCTGACATGATACAAGGAGATGGAGGTGCTACACTGGAAGCCTATAACAGTGATCTGGCTTATTTGAAGAGAAAG GTGGATGCTGGTGCTGATCTTATTATCACTCAGCTATTTTATGACACTGATAATTTTCTGAAGTTTGTCAATGACTGTCGTCAAATTGGGATCAATTGCCCAATTGTACCTGGTATCATGCCAATCAACAATTATAAGGGCTTCTTGCGAATGACTGGGTTCTGCAAAACTAAA ATACCATCGGAGATTACAGCTGCTTTGGAACCAATTAAGGACAATGAAGAGGCTGTTAGGGCATATGGAATTCATTTAGGGACCGAAATGTGCAGGAAGATTTTAGCTCATGGAATCAAAACGTTGCATCTATACACATTAAACATGGAGAAGTCTGCATTGGCCATACTAATG AATCTTGGATTGATAGAAGAATCTAAAGTTTCAAGGTCCTTGCCTTGGAGACGTCCAGCTAACATTTTTCGTGTCAAAGAAGATGTTCGACCTATTTTTTG GGCTAATCGACCAAAAAGTTACATTTCAAGGACTGTTGGTTGGGATCAGTATCCACATGGGAGATGGGGTGATTCTAATAACCCATCGTATGGAGCTTTAACTGATTACCAG TTCATGCGCCCACGCTCACGGGACAAGAAATTCCAAGAGGAATGGGCAACACCATTGAAATCTGCGGCTGATATTAATGAG AGATTTATGAAATTTTGCCTGGGGAAACTTAGGAGCAGCCCTTGGTCTGAATTAGATGGGCTTCAGCCAGAGACAAAGATAATCGATGAACAACTGTCACAGGTTAACTTGAAGGGTTTTCTTACCATCAACAGTCAACCTGCAGTTAATGGAGAGAAATCTGACTCTTCTGCTGTCG GATGGGGTGGACCAGGGGGTTATGTCTATCAAAAGGCCTATCTGGAATTCTTTTGTTCAAAAGACAAGTTAAATTTAATCATTGAAAAGTGCAAAACTTTGCCATCCCTTACATACATTGCTGTGAACAAAGAAGGGGATTCCGTCTCCAATGTTGCACCAAATGCTGTCAATGCAGTAACATGGGGTATTTTTCCCGGCAAAGAGATAATCCAACCAACTGTTGTTGATCCTGCAAGCTTCATGATTTGGAAGGATGAAGCCTTCGAGATTTGGTCAAGGGGATGGGCCCGCTTGTTCCCTGAGGGCGATCCATCAAGGGAGTTACTAGAACAG GCACAGCGAAGTTACTACTTGGTTAGCCTTGTCGACAATGATTACATTCATGGCGACATCTTTGCTGCTTTCAAGGACATATGA
- the LOC135679338 gene encoding ethanolamine-phosphate cytidylyltransferase-like — protein sequence MGSGGSAMEVLGSPSFAAACLLGGLLLALSLVSIRLPPPLFGVRLPGIRRKRKTPVRVYMDGCFDMMHYGHCNALRQARALGDQLVVGVVSDDEITANKGPPVTPLHERMIMVGAVKWVDEVIPDAPYAITEKFMKKLFTEYNIDYIIHGDDPCLLPDGTDAYALAKKAGRYKQIKRTEGVSSTDIVGRMLLCVRERPLGGSHNPSSLQRQFSHGHNQKVDDVGSGTGTRISHFLPTSRRIVQFSNGKGPGPDARIIYIDGAFDLFHAGHVEILRLARGLGDFLLVGIHTDQTISATRGAHRPIMNLHERSLSVLACRYVDEVIIGAPWEVSKDMITTFNISLVVHGTVAENMDFLKEESNPYAVPMDMGIYKQLKSPLDITTSTIIKRIVSNHESYQKRNEKKEASERRYYENKSYVAGD from the exons ATGGGATCCGGAGGCAGCGCCATGGAAGTCCTCGGAAGCCCCAGCTTCGCCGCGGCGTGCCTCCTCGGTGgcctcctcctcgccctctccCTCGTCTCGATCCGCCTTCCGCCGCCGCTCTTTGGGGTGCGGCTGCCCGGGATCCGGCGGAAGAGGAAGACGCCCGTCCGGGTTTACATGGACGGGTGCTTCGACATGATGCACTACGGCCATTGCAATGCCCTGCGCCAAGCCCGGGCGCTCGGCGATCAGCTCGTCGTCGGGGTTGTCAGCGACGACGAGATCACGGCCAACAAGGGGCCCCCCGTCACTCCCCTCCATGAGAG GATGATAATGGTAGGTGCTGTGAAGTGGGTTGATGAGGTCATTCCAGATGCTCCATATGCTATCACTGAAAAGTTCATGAAGAAGCTCTTCACTGAATACAATATAGATTATATTATCCATGGTGATGATCCTTGTCTGCTTCCAGATGGCACTGATGCATATGCCTTAGCCAAAAAGGCTGGTCGCTATAAGCAAATCAAAAGAACTGAAGGAGTGTCAAGTACAGACATTGTTG GTCGCATGCTACTTTGTGTAAGAGAGAGACCACTTGGTGGTAGTCATAATCCTTCTTCTTTGCAAAGGCAGTTCAGCCATGGGCACAACCAGAAAGTTGATGATGTGGGGTCTGGTACTGGAACTCGGATATCCCATTTCTTGCCTACATCTCGCCGAATAGTGCAATTTTCAAATGGCAAG GGTCCAGGCCCCGATGCTCGCATAATTTACATAGATGGTGCATTCGATTTGTTCCATGCAGGACATGTGGAG ATTCTACGACTTGCTCGAGGACTTGGTGATTTTCTACTCGTGGGGATTCATACAGATCAGACAATCAG TGCTACTCGAGGAGCTCATCGTCCAATAATGAATCTTCATGAGAGAAGCTTGAGTGTGTTGGCCTGTCGTTATGTAGATGAAGTAATTATTGGTGCCCCTTGGGAAGTTTCAAAAGATATG ATTACTACCTTTAATATCTCTTTGGTTGTTCATGGAACAGTAGCTGAAAATATGGATTTTCTAAAG GAAGAGTCTAATCCTTATGCTGTTCCGATGGATATGGGAATCTACAAGCAATTAAAAAGTCCTCTAGATATCACCACTAGTACAATCATCAAGCGAATTGTTTCAAACCATGAATCGTATCAG AAACGAAATGAGAAGAAGGAAGCCAGCGAAAGGAGGTATTACGAGAACAAAAGTTATGTAGCTGGAGACTGA
- the LOC135679339 gene encoding probable serine/threonine-protein kinase PBL8 isoform X1, producing the protein MGNCGTREENAVVAAHAQVQQLQMFQIPVKNAPPEKKHTRTLSDISDPSTPRHIEDSRNIAIYTDVIAFTLFELETITKSFRPDYVLGEGGFGTVYKGYIDENVRVGLKSLPVAVKVLDKDGHQGHREWLTEVNFLGQLRHPNLVKLIGYCCEDDHRLLVYEFMFRGSLENHLFRKTAAPLSWATRMSIALGAAKGLAFLHNAERPVIYRDFKTSNILLDSDYTAKLSDFGLAKAGPEGDETHVSTRVMGTYGYAAPEYVMTGHLTARSDVYSFGVVLLELLTGRRSVDKTRPSKEQSLVDWARPKLNDKRKLLQVLDPRLEDQYSVRAAQKACSLAYYCLSHNPKARPLMSDVVETLQPLQASSGSESSFQALGSSVLPDRRVHHRLAGSSISCKPTPNAQCSPGALPACRVK; encoded by the exons ATGGGCAATTGCGGAACCAGAGAGGAGAATGCCGTCGTCGCCGCTCACGCGCAAG TTCAGCAGCTTCAAATGTTCCAAATACCTGTTAAGAATGCCCCTCCTGAGAAAAAACATACTCGTACTCTCTCAGACATAAGTGATCCTTCGACCCCGCGACACATTGAGGATTCGAGAAACATTGCAATATACACTGATGTGATTGCGTTCACATTGTTCGAGCTTGAGACTATTACAAAAAGCTTCCGGCCGGATTATGTTCTTGGTGAAGGAGGGTTTGGCACTGTCTACAAGGGCTATATAGACGAAAATGTGAGAGTGGGTCTCAAATCGCTTCCGGTTGCCGTCAAGGTCCTCGACAAGGATGGTCACCAGGGACACAGAGAATGGCTT ACAGAGGTTAATTTTCTAGGACAATTGAGGCATCCTAATCTAGTGAAGTTGATTGGATACTGCTGCGAAGATGATCATAGGCTGCTCGTCTACGAGTTCATGTTCCGTGGAAGTCTGGAGAACCACTTGTTTCGAA AGACAGCGGCTCCACTATCTTGGGCCACAAGAATGTCAATTGCACTTGGTGCTGCTAAAGGGCTAGCTTTCCTTCATAACGCTGAAAGACCTGTTATTTATCGAGATTTTAAGACTTCAAATATTTTATTGGACTCT GATTACACAGCCAAGCTCTCCGATTTTGGTCTTGCAAAGGCTGGTCCAGAGGGTGATGAGACCCATGTATCGACAAGGGTAATGGGAACCTATGGCTACGCTGCGCCCGAGTATGTGATGACAG GTCACTTGACAGCCAGGAGTGATGTTTACAGCTTTGGAGTTGTCCTTCTCGAACTCTTGACAGGACGGCGATCCGTGGACAAGACGCGCCCAAGCAAGGAGCAGAGCTTGGTCGATTGGGCTCGTCCCAAGCTCAACGACAAGAGGAAGCTGCTCCAAGTCCTCGACCCCAGGTTGGAGGATCAGTACTCGGTGAGAGCTGCCCAGAAGGCTTGTAGCCTGGCATACTACTGCTTGAGCCACAACCCAAAAGCAAGGCCTCTTATGAGCGACGTCGTGGAGACACTCCAGCCTCTGcaagcgagcagcggcagcgagagctcATTTCAGGCACTCGGAAGTAGTGTGCTTCCCGATCGCAGGGTGCACCACAGGCTTGCAGGAAGCAGCATCAGCTGCAAGCCGACTCCGAATGCGCAATGTTCGCCGGGTGCTCTTCCAGCATGCAGGGTTAAGTGA
- the LOC135679339 gene encoding probable serine/threonine-protein kinase PBL8 isoform X2: protein MGNCGTREENAVVAAHAQDISDPSTPRHIEDSRNIAIYTDVIAFTLFELETITKSFRPDYVLGEGGFGTVYKGYIDENVRVGLKSLPVAVKVLDKDGHQGHREWLTEVNFLGQLRHPNLVKLIGYCCEDDHRLLVYEFMFRGSLENHLFRKTAAPLSWATRMSIALGAAKGLAFLHNAERPVIYRDFKTSNILLDSDYTAKLSDFGLAKAGPEGDETHVSTRVMGTYGYAAPEYVMTGHLTARSDVYSFGVVLLELLTGRRSVDKTRPSKEQSLVDWARPKLNDKRKLLQVLDPRLEDQYSVRAAQKACSLAYYCLSHNPKARPLMSDVVETLQPLQASSGSESSFQALGSSVLPDRRVHHRLAGSSISCKPTPNAQCSPGALPACRVK, encoded by the exons ATGGGCAATTGCGGAACCAGAGAGGAGAATGCCGTCGTCGCCGCTCACGCGCAAG ACATAAGTGATCCTTCGACCCCGCGACACATTGAGGATTCGAGAAACATTGCAATATACACTGATGTGATTGCGTTCACATTGTTCGAGCTTGAGACTATTACAAAAAGCTTCCGGCCGGATTATGTTCTTGGTGAAGGAGGGTTTGGCACTGTCTACAAGGGCTATATAGACGAAAATGTGAGAGTGGGTCTCAAATCGCTTCCGGTTGCCGTCAAGGTCCTCGACAAGGATGGTCACCAGGGACACAGAGAATGGCTT ACAGAGGTTAATTTTCTAGGACAATTGAGGCATCCTAATCTAGTGAAGTTGATTGGATACTGCTGCGAAGATGATCATAGGCTGCTCGTCTACGAGTTCATGTTCCGTGGAAGTCTGGAGAACCACTTGTTTCGAA AGACAGCGGCTCCACTATCTTGGGCCACAAGAATGTCAATTGCACTTGGTGCTGCTAAAGGGCTAGCTTTCCTTCATAACGCTGAAAGACCTGTTATTTATCGAGATTTTAAGACTTCAAATATTTTATTGGACTCT GATTACACAGCCAAGCTCTCCGATTTTGGTCTTGCAAAGGCTGGTCCAGAGGGTGATGAGACCCATGTATCGACAAGGGTAATGGGAACCTATGGCTACGCTGCGCCCGAGTATGTGATGACAG GTCACTTGACAGCCAGGAGTGATGTTTACAGCTTTGGAGTTGTCCTTCTCGAACTCTTGACAGGACGGCGATCCGTGGACAAGACGCGCCCAAGCAAGGAGCAGAGCTTGGTCGATTGGGCTCGTCCCAAGCTCAACGACAAGAGGAAGCTGCTCCAAGTCCTCGACCCCAGGTTGGAGGATCAGTACTCGGTGAGAGCTGCCCAGAAGGCTTGTAGCCTGGCATACTACTGCTTGAGCCACAACCCAAAAGCAAGGCCTCTTATGAGCGACGTCGTGGAGACACTCCAGCCTCTGcaagcgagcagcggcagcgagagctcATTTCAGGCACTCGGAAGTAGTGTGCTTCCCGATCGCAGGGTGCACCACAGGCTTGCAGGAAGCAGCATCAGCTGCAAGCCGACTCCGAATGCGCAATGTTCGCCGGGTGCTCTTCCAGCATGCAGGGTTAAGTGA